The genomic stretch ACCGGAACATGATCATCGAGGCGGTCTCCGGTGATATTATTCACACCCCGGCGGTGTCCGGCATACCCGCCAGCTTTATGCGCCAGAGCCTGGAAGCTGCAGGCTTCCCGATGGACAAGCTGAACCAGGCCGGAGAAGTCAACTATGGCGAAAAGCTCAAGCCCATTGCCGATGAAGCCAAGGCCTGGAAGACCGTCTGGTCGGCCGGCCAGGGCGTGAGCCAGATCCACGACGTGCTGAGCGTCGCCGATCTGGTGAAGCGGCTTACTGACGAATACCACAATGGCCAGGTACGCCTGGACCAGGCGCGTTTGTGAACTTTCTGGCGTAGCAAACGTAAATGCTTGAACAGTCTGCCAAAACAGGTTCAGAAACATGCTGGGATTTTTGAAGGGTGATCCGAAAAAAAAGCTGCAGAAGGCCTATGAAGACAAACTCGCCAAGGCCCTGCACGCCCAACGCAACGGCGATTTGAGGACTCACGGAACCCTCATGGAGGAAGCGGAGAAAATCTACGCCGACATCCAGGCGCTGGAAGAAAAGAAATAACCGGGGGAGTTCTACTCCCCCATCAACTGCCGTATCCGATGATTGAGCCGCGCCACTTCCCGGCGCATGTCCTCAACCTCATCAAGCAACTCCAGCGACATGGCCAGGCCGGGCAGGTTCATCTTCAGGTCCCGCTGCAATCGCTGGGCTTTGCGCAACCGGCTCAGGGCGGCGACATTGAACTGCCACTGCAGGGCTTCCGGGGTATCCTCCAGCGGCGCAATAATGCCGTAGTCGACCAGCTTGATAACAAACTCGGCATGGCACTCGCCACGCTCACAGATTTCACGCAGGGTGAAGGTGCTGCCATCCTGGTCAATCACTTCTACCGTAAGAATATGATCTTGCTCACTCATTCCCTACTCCCGCTCACACGTGAAGCTTGCTGCGTGGATTGAAGTTTTTCTCGGCTTCGGCCAGTTGCTCATAGAGCTTCTCCGCTTCCGGGCTATGGTTCTCGGGCATGGTCACCTGCAGAACCACGATCTGATCACCAGGATGCTTACCGGGGAAGCCCTTGCCCTTGAGCCGGAGTTTGCGGCCACTGGTGGAGCCCCTGGGCACTTTCACATTCACCTTCGAGCCGACCGTAGGCACGGTTACCGTTGCCCCGAGAGCAGCCTCCCAGGGTGCCACTGGCACGGTGACCAGGACATCACGGCCTTCAACAGTGAAATGCGGATGCGGCGCGAATTCCACTTCAATGAACAGATCACCGGGCTCGCCACCGCCCACACCGGGCGCCCCCTGGCCTTTCAGGCGGATATGCTGGCCCTCACGCATGCCGGCGGGAATCTTCACCTTCAGGGTCTTCTGCCGCGGAACCACCCGGCCATGCTGGTCCGCTTCATGGACGGTAAACGACACCTGTTTGTCGGAGCCATGGAAGGCCTCTTCCAGGAACAGTGCGATCCTGGCATGGACGTCTTCACCGCGCATTCTCATGTTCTGACGGAAACCGCCACCGCCAAAGCCGCCGGCGGATGCACCGCGACGCCCGCCACCGAAGATCTCCTCGAAGAAATCGCTGAACTGGCGGGCATCCGCTTCGGTGTAACCACCGCCACCAAAGCCGGAGGCACTCTGCCAGCCGGGGGGCGGCTCAAACGAGCCATCCGCTTTTGCGCCGTATTTGCGCAGTTGATCGTATTCCGCCCGTTTCTCGGGGTCTTTCAATACCTCGTAGGCTTCACCAAGATCCTTGAACTTGGTGTCGGCGTCTTCCTCTTTGCTGACATCCGGATGGTATTTCCGGGCCAGCTTGCGGTAGGCCTTTTTGATTTCCTCGGCGGAGGCAGACTCGCTCACACCGAGTACGGCGTAATAGTCCTTGAAGTCCATGGCACTCCTCATGACTGATCATCATCGCTGATCACTTGTTGATCCCTGATACCTATAGTTGACGCTAACGCCAGAATTACAAGCTCGGCGAGTTCCGCTGTTGCGCCAGATCAATCCTTGCGATTGACCAAAAATTGCCGCCACCGTGGTAATTCGTATGGCGAATCGCCCGGGTTGGCGTCACACTTCAGGGTTTCATCCGCCTTGTCGGCCACAGGGAGAGACTTTTGACCAGCGTACCAACAACACGCTTCCGGATTTTCCTGATCGAATTCGCCCTCGCCCTGGGCGGCTTTGCGATCGGCACCGGTGAGTTCGCCATCATGGGCCTGATGCCCAATGTCTCGCAGGATCTGGGCGTGACCGAGCCCCAGGTGGGACACCTGATCAGTGCCTATGCGCTGGGAGTCGTCGTGGGTGCGCCTTTGCTGGCAGTGATCGGGGCCCGTTTTTTCCGGCGCCAGCTACTGATCTGGCTGATGGCTTTCTACGCGGTGGGCAACCTGGCGAGCGCGCTGGCCGAAGACTACACCGGCGTCATGATTGCACGTTTTGTGGCCGGCCTCCCTCATGGGGCGTATTTCGGCGTGGCCTGCTTGGTTGCGGCGTCCCTGGTGCCAGTCCATCAACGGGCGAAAGCAGTGAGCCGGGTGATGATGGGTCTGACACTGGCGCTACTGCTGGGGAACCCCATGGCGGCCTGGATGGGGCAGTCACTGGACTGGCGTTACGTGTATATATTCGTGGGCCTGATTTCCGTGATCACACTGACCATGGTGATCTGTGTGCTTCCGGTTGACCGGAAGGAAGAGCGCCGGGGATCGTTCAGCGAAATCCGCGCGTTCAATCGCGCCGGCATCTGGTTCGCCCTGGCCATTGGTGCCATCGGCTTTTCCGGTATGTTCGCCGTGTTCAGCTACCTTGCGCCCACACTGCTGGAAGTGACGAACGTTCAGAAATACTGGATTCCGCTGGCAATGGCGGTATTCGGCCTGGGTGGTTTTACCGGCAATCTGCTGGGTGGCTGGCTGTTCGACCGGCTGGGGTTCCGGGCTGTTGGCGTGATTCTGCTGCTGAGCGCCGGCATTCTGCTGGCGTTTCCCTCCACCACCGGTTCTCTGCCGGCAATACTGGTCGCCTGTTTCCTGGTCGCCATGATGGGTTCTCTGGGCCCGGCACTGCAGACGCACCTGATGGATGTGGCCCATGGCGCCCAGAACCTGGCGGCCGCCTCGCACCATGCTGCCTTCAATGTCGCCAATGCCCTCGGGCCCTGGCTGGCCGGTATGGCCATCACGGCAGGCTTCGGCTGGTCATCGACCGGTTACGTGGGGGCCACCACGGCAACCATCGGGCTGGTGATTTTCCTGGCAGCCTGGCGCCACAACGAGAAAGGCCTCCGGGATACGGAGGCCAATCAGGTTTCGGTCTCTTAAGCTTACTTGACCTTGGGGTCCAGCTCGCCAGAAGCGTAACGCTCGAACATACGCTCAAGGTTAACCGGCTTGATCTTGCTGGCATTGCCGGCACAGCCGAAGGCCTCGTAGCGTGCGATGCACACCTCGGTCATGGCCTTCATGGTTTCCTTGAGGAATTTCCGCGGGTCGAACTCGGCCGGGTTTTCGGCCAGGAAGCGACGGACCGCGCCAGTGCTGGCCAAACGCAGGTCGGTGTCGATGTTGACCTTGCGCACGCCGTGCTTGATGCCCTCTACAATTTCCTCGACCGGTACGCCGTAGGTTTCCGGGATCTCACCACCGTATTCGTTGATGATCTTCAGCCACTCCTGGGGTACGGAGCTGGAGCCGTGCATGACCAGGTGGGTGTCCGGGATGCGGGCGTGGATGGCTTTGATCTGGTCGATGGCCAGGATGTCGCCTGTGGGCGGGCGGGTAAACTTGTAAGCGCCGTGGCTGGTGCCGATGGCGATGGCCAGGGCGTCCACGTGGGTTTTCTTGACGAAATCCGCCGCTTCTTCGGGATCGGTCAGCATCTGGCTGTGGTCCAGAGTGCCTTCGGCGCCGATGCCGTCTTCTTCACCGGCCTGGCCGGTTTCCAGGGAACCCAGGCAGCCCAACTCGCCTTCCACGGAGACACCGCAGGCGTGGGCCATTTCAACGGTGCGACGGGTCACGTCGACGTTGTATTCGTAGTCGGTGGGGGTTTTACCATCTTCACCGAGGGAGCCGTCCATCATCACGGAGCTGAAGCCCAACTGGATGGAGCGCTGGCACACGGAGGGGCTGGTGCCATGGTCCTGGTGCATGACCACCGGGATGTGCGGGAATTCTTCGATGGCCGCCAGGATCAGATGGCGCAGGAAGGGAGCGCCGGCATATTTACGAGCACCGGCGGAGGCCTGGACAATCACCGGGGAGTCGGTTTTGTCGGCGGCTTCCATGATGGCGCGCATCTGTTCCAGGTTGTTGACGTTAAAGGCTGGCACACCGTAACCATGCTCGGCGGCGTGATCCAGCATTTGCCGCATCGAAATCAGGGCCATGGGTCGTCTCCTTCATTTGGACTTTGGATGTTTGAATTCTGTTTTGTTGCAGACTCCTGTGGTCAGGCTTGGGAGTCTGCTTCGGCTGGCGGAGGGGCTGACTGCCCGGAACACGCCGTGAATACGTCCCTGTAGGCTTGAGCGCAGCATCCATGCTGCGCACAGTTACGGGCAGCCAGCCCCTCCGCCAGCCTCGCGAATCTAGCTAAAGAAAAACGCCTTACGCGCCACGCTCCTCCAGTACCGCTACTGCCGGGAGCGTTTTGCCTTCGACAAATTCCAGGAAGGCGCCACCACCGGTGGAGATATACGAGATTTTGTCAGCAACACCGTACTTGTCAACGGCGGCGACGGTGTCTCCGCCTCCAGCCAGGGAGAAAGCATCGCTTTCGGCGATGGCGTGAGCAAGCGCCTTGGTGCCATTGCCGAACTGGTCGAATTCGAAGACGCCGACCGGGCCATTCCACAGGATGGTTTTGGCGTTCTTCAGCAGTTCCGCGAACTCGCCGGCGGTTTCCGGGCCTACGTCGAGGATCATGTCGTCGTCGCTGACGTCGGAGATATTCTTGACGGTTGCGGTGGCGGTTTCGGCGAATTCGCTGGCAACCACCACGTCGACCGGCAGGGGGATTTCAACGCGGCTGGCGATCTCTTTGGCGGTGTCGATCAGGTCGTGCTCACACAGGGATTTGCCGACCGGGTGACCGGCTGCCGCCAGGAAGGTGTTGGCGATACCGCCGCCCACGATGATGGAGTCGCAAACCTTTTCCAGTGCATTCAGCACGTCCAGCTTCGTGGAGACCTTGGAGCCGCCAACAATGGCAACGACCGGCTTGGCTGGGTTATCCAGGGCTTTGCCCAGGGCTTCGAGTTCGGCGGCCAGCAGGGGGCCGGCGCAGGCTTCGGGGGCAAATCTTGCCACACCATGGGTGGAGGCCTGGGCGCGGTGGGCGGTGCCGAAGGCGTCCATCACGTAGACATCGCACAGGGCGGCGTACTTCCGGGACAGTTCTTCGTTGTCTTTCTTCTCGCCTTTGTTGAAGCGGACGTTCTCGAACAGGACCACTTCGCCGTCAGCGACTTCAACGCCATCGAGGTAGTTCTTGATCAGGCGCACTTCCTGGCCGAGGACTTTGGTGAGGTGATCGGCGACGGGCTTCATGGAGGAAGCTTCATCGTAAACGCCCTCTTCCGGGCGGCCCAGGTGGGACATCAGCATGACTTTAGCACCGGCGTCTCTGGCAGCCTTGATGGTGGGCAGTGACGCACGGATACGGGCATCGCTGGATACCTTGCCGTCCTTGACCGGGACGTTCAGGTCTTCGCGGATCAGCACTCGCTTGCCGGCGAGGTTGAGGTCGGTCATTTTCTTGATGGCCATAACAATCTTCCCTATGTCTGCATGAACATGGGGTCAGATGAAAGCGTTCATCTGACCCCGTTTTCAGTCTTTTCCAGCCAACTGTCGGATTTTCACTAGGTTCAATCCGACCTACGGTAGGTCGGTTCGAGCGCAGCGATAACCGGCAATCAGGTTTTGTGTTTCGTCAGCCAGCTTTTGCTGACATCGAGCATCCGGTTCGCGAACCCCCACTCATTATCGAACCAGCACAGCACTTTCACCATGGTGCCGCCGGATACCCGGGTCTGGCCGCCGTCCACCACGCCTGAGTGGGCGTCGTGGTTGAAATCGGAGCTGGCCAGTAGTTCGTCGGTATAGCCGAGGATACTCTTTAACGGGCCGTTTGCGGCCTCTTCTAACAGTTTGTTAACCGTTGCCACGTCAGTAGGCGTACGCACGTTCACCACCATGTC from Marinobacter subterrani encodes the following:
- a CDS encoding DUF6435 family protein; translation: MLGFLKGDPKKKLQKAYEDKLAKALHAQRNGDLRTHGTLMEEAEKIYADIQALEEKK
- a CDS encoding DnaJ C-terminal domain-containing protein, encoding MDFKDYYAVLGVSESASAEEIKKAYRKLARKYHPDVSKEEDADTKFKDLGEAYEVLKDPEKRAEYDQLRKYGAKADGSFEPPPGWQSASGFGGGGYTEADARQFSDFFEEIFGGGRRGASAGGFGGGGFRQNMRMRGEDVHARIALFLEEAFHGSDKQVSFTVHEADQHGRVVPRQKTLKVKIPAGMREGQHIRLKGQGAPGVGGGEPGDLFIEVEFAPHPHFTVEGRDVLVTVPVAPWEAALGATVTVPTVGSKVNVKVPRGSTSGRKLRLKGKGFPGKHPGDQIVVLQVTMPENHSPEAEKLYEQLAEAEKNFNPRSKLHV
- the fba gene encoding class II fructose-bisphosphate aldolase (catalyzes the reversible aldol condensation of dihydroxyacetonephosphate and glyceraldehyde 3-phosphate in the Calvin cycle, glycolysis, and/or gluconeogenesis) → MALISMRQMLDHAAEHGYGVPAFNVNNLEQMRAIMEAADKTDSPVIVQASAGARKYAGAPFLRHLILAAIEEFPHIPVVMHQDHGTSPSVCQRSIQLGFSSVMMDGSLGEDGKTPTDYEYNVDVTRRTVEMAHACGVSVEGELGCLGSLETGQAGEEDGIGAEGTLDHSQMLTDPEEAADFVKKTHVDALAIAIGTSHGAYKFTRPPTGDILAIDQIKAIHARIPDTHLVMHGSSSVPQEWLKIINEYGGEIPETYGVPVEEIVEGIKHGVRKVNIDTDLRLASTGAVRRFLAENPAEFDPRKFLKETMKAMTEVCIARYEAFGCAGNASKIKPVNLERMFERYASGELDPKVK
- a CDS encoding chaperone modulator CbpM, whose protein sequence is MSEQDHILTVEVIDQDGSTFTLREICERGECHAEFVIKLVDYGIIAPLEDTPEALQWQFNVAALSRLRKAQRLQRDLKMNLPGLAMSLELLDEVEDMRREVARLNHRIRQLMGE
- a CDS encoding MFS transporter — encoded protein: MTSVPTTRFRIFLIEFALALGGFAIGTGEFAIMGLMPNVSQDLGVTEPQVGHLISAYALGVVVGAPLLAVIGARFFRRQLLIWLMAFYAVGNLASALAEDYTGVMIARFVAGLPHGAYFGVACLVAASLVPVHQRAKAVSRVMMGLTLALLLGNPMAAWMGQSLDWRYVYIFVGLISVITLTMVICVLPVDRKEERRGSFSEIRAFNRAGIWFALAIGAIGFSGMFAVFSYLAPTLLEVTNVQKYWIPLAMAVFGLGGFTGNLLGGWLFDRLGFRAVGVILLLSAGILLAFPSTTGSLPAILVACFLVAMMGSLGPALQTHLMDVAHGAQNLAAASHHAAFNVANALGPWLAGMAITAGFGWSSTGYVGATTATIGLVIFLAAWRHNEKGLRDTEANQVSVS
- a CDS encoding phosphoglycerate kinase, with amino-acid sequence MAIKKMTDLNLAGKRVLIREDLNVPVKDGKVSSDARIRASLPTIKAARDAGAKVMLMSHLGRPEEGVYDEASSMKPVADHLTKVLGQEVRLIKNYLDGVEVADGEVVLFENVRFNKGEKKDNEELSRKYAALCDVYVMDAFGTAHRAQASTHGVARFAPEACAGPLLAAELEALGKALDNPAKPVVAIVGGSKVSTKLDVLNALEKVCDSIIVGGGIANTFLAAAGHPVGKSLCEHDLIDTAKEIASRVEIPLPVDVVVASEFAETATATVKNISDVSDDDMILDVGPETAGEFAELLKNAKTILWNGPVGVFEFDQFGNGTKALAHAIAESDAFSLAGGGDTVAAVDKYGVADKISYISTGGGAFLEFVEGKTLPAVAVLEERGA